DNA from Bos javanicus breed banteng chromosome 1, ARS-OSU_banteng_1.0, whole genome shotgun sequence:
agagcttttcccatttagtgatgtccatgtgtagagttgtctcttgggttgttggaagagggtgtttgctatgaccaacatGGTCTCctgacaaaactgttagcctttgccctgcttcattttgtactctaaggccaaacttgcctgttactccagatatctcttgactttgtctaaaaatttttacattccaggccctatgatgaaaaggacatcttttttttgcgttagttctagaaagtgttGTAGATGTTCTATATTTGCTGTATTAGACCAGGATATCTAATGCTTACATTTTGTGTAAGTTCAAGAGATgatattttctttacaatatGGTTATTTTGAATATCCTTCTAAAAAAAGTTGAACTTTTGGGATCCTTAAATGGGTTCCCAGGGAAAatgttttctaactttttaaCAAGTATAGGATTTTGGAGGGAAGCTTTGGAGGGAAATACTGTGTTCAGTTTTAGGGTTACTTTTTGATACTTGCATTAAATAACTTTAATATTAAATCTAAATTGAATATATGTCCATTGTTCAAATTTTATTCCTTTGCAAAAtattattctgtttatttcttcattatgAATTCTGACATCACTTAAactgaaaaaatgttttgtttttcttgggtggTTTTTCGATTTCAGAGCTCTGTTAGGTACAAGATGATCATAAAGGCTTCCCAACATGTAGGCGCTTGAATTTACCTGCAGTGAATGTCACCTTCTGTTCTGTTGCccagttttgttttctggaatgCTTCACAGTTCAGGCTGATTAGTCTCACACATCCTGGCTCATTGTAGTTCTTAATGCTGTTAGTCTGAATggtgtgttttctgttttcagatgTATACTTGATAGAACTTTTCCTAAGCAgaaattttgctgttttaaaataaaaaccctaAAACTAAGGTCTGACATTTTATCAGCATTGGTCTCTTAAGGGGCAGTGTTTATTCAACCAGTGTTGAGTGAATGCCTGTTGTGTCAGGTTCTGCACTTAGACACAGTGTCTGCACTTACTGCAGGCATATATTCTAATGTATAGAAAAATGTTACAAAAtcctttattattgtttttttggctatgccacacACCTTGcacgatcttagttccccaaccaggtgtCAAACAtgggccttggcagtgaaagcaccaagtcctaaccactgggccaccagggaatatcCCCACAAGTCTTTTAAATAAAGTCCATCTAAGAGCTAGAAAGTAGAAGTGTAGTGTTCAGTGAGATTAATAGGGGACCAAatctggggaaggaggtgggactCAAGTTCAGGCTTGAAAGAGTTTGGTTTTGCACATGGTGAAGAGGGGGCGCATAGAGCTATAAAGACTGAAGaggtttttatgtttattaaaagtACAATTAGTTATTTGTAGATGTTGTTTATTGAAACTCCTAACAGTTTTTATAGAGGATGATTTTACAAGAATGGCACTTGGAAGGCTTGTTGGAAATAACCAGTAATAGCTTGCAAAGAAGTGAAGTTACTTGTGTCAGAGAGGATCTCTGAACTGTTGCTGGATTTCTTTCCTAAAGGAAAGATAACTAATGGCATTCTTTAGCACTAtgctctgctgctgttgctgctgctgctaagtcacttcagtcgtgttggactctgtgcgaccccatagacggcagcccaccaggctcccccgtcccaccaggctcctccacccatgggattttccaggcaagagtactggagtggggtgccattgccttctctagtggTCAGTAATTCATAATTACCACTATCAACACTTCATCTTTCAAACTTTATTGCCAGGACTAATTCAGAAATGTTTTCCCTTTCTGAATCTTCAAATTAACATTACTTTAGAATATTACACTGTGCTGATTCAGGGCTTTAAGCACATACATTAGAATTCCAATTCAAGAACCTGAGAAATTTATAGAACAGTTAGAAATTTAGTAACTTACTTTAGAAACTGTGGTTGAGTCAACTGGGAATATGAATTGAAGAATGTAATTTTGTTAAGAATCAACttgttatttaatatttagtTCTGTCTATTCATTACTTGTGTATAGTTTTGATTTTAGCATCTTAGAATGTAAAAAGTTGCTCAGACTATTTATAGTCATTAGGTAGACTTCCAACAGAACACCCCAAAGTGACCTCTTAAAGGTTATCAATAATCAGTATTAGGAATTAAATTATATAGAAAATCATTTTTGAAATCTTAGTAAATATCCTCTTGTAAATGACAAGTATGATATATTGTTTGTAGGTTAACACTTAAAACTTTatataatgtatgcaaatatgtCTTTGTTATATGtagaattaaaatacttttttctctCGACAGGAAATGCACAATTTTGAGGATGAATTAACATGTCCCATTTGTTACAGTATTTTTGAAGATCCTCGTGTACTACCGTGCTCTCATACATTTTGTAGAAATTGTTTGGAAAATGTGCTACAGGCAACTGGTAACTTTTATATATGGAGACCTTTACGCATTCCACTCAAGTGCCCTAACTGCAGAAGTATTATTGAAATTGCTCCAAGTGGTATTGAATCTTTACCTGTTAATTTTGCATTAAGGGCTATTATTGAAAAGTACCAGCAAGAAGACCATCCGGATATCATCACCTGCCCTGAGCATTATAGGCAGCCCTTAAATGTTTACTGTCTCCTGGATAAAAAATTGGTTTGTGGTCATTGCCTTACCATAGGTCAACATCACGGTCATCCTATAGACGACCTTCAGAGTGCCTATATGAAAGAAAAGGACACACCTCAGAAACTGCTTGAACAGTTAACTGACACACACTGGACAGATCTTACTTGTCTTATTGAGAAGCTAGAAGAACAAAAATCTCATTCAGAGAAAATGGTCCAAGGTGATAAGGAAGTTGTTCTCCAGTATTTTAAGGAGCTTAGTGATAcattagaacagaaaaaaaaaattttcctaacAGCTCTTTgtgatgttggcaatctgattaATCAAGAATATACTCCACAaattgaaagaatgaaagaaataagaGAGCAGCAGCTTGAATTAGTGACACTGACAACATCTTTACAAGAAGAGGCTCCACTTAAATTTCTTGAAAAAGTTGACGACGTCCGCCAACGTGTGCACATCTTGAAACAAAGACCACTTCCTAACGTCCAACCTGTTGAAATTTATCCTCGAGTAAGCCAAGTATTGAAAGAAGATTGGAGCAGAACAGAAATTGGACAAATTAAGAAACTTCTTATTCCTGAAATGAAGATCTCTTCAAAAAGGATTCCCTGTGCCTGGCCTGATAAAGAGGaaaaagttgaattttttaagattctaaacATTGTTATAGTTACACTAATTTCAGTAATACTGATGCTGATCCTCTTTTTTAACCAACACATCATAacctttttaaatgaaatcacttcaatatgtttttctgaagtctctctctctgtttacCAAAGTTTATCTAAGAATGTGCATAATTTAAAGAATATACTATGTCACACTGTATATTTACTGAAGGAATTCATGTGGAAAATAATTTCTCATTGAACATTCTAATCTGGATTATTTAAGGTTTATTCTGTACAGCAGAGGCTAATGACCATCACTAAATAGAGGAATATAGGGGTAACttggataaataaaatagcagGCTAAAGTTTGTTAGAATTGCAACAGAATAATCCCTCTTATGTTTCTGTTGAATAGAAAATGTGTCATCAGAAGTTAGAAATGAGACAATGTCTGATTTTCTGAAAACCAGAACAAACTCTAGTGATAACTTAAGTATTAATACATTATCCCATTTTTATTGGTTTGTAAGGTTGACTGTTTTAACATTCTTATACCAGTAGTGTTTTAGCATTATGTACTGCAGTGGTTGGCTTTGCAGTTCTTTGTGTATAcatagtttttaattaaaagatgtcAAAATACTTTTGAATGGGCAAATAAAGATGGTGAGAAGAGGTTTTATATTCAAGTAGCTAAGTCAAAGTGATAGGGGATTGCTGATGTTAAAGATATGTTTGATCAAATGTACCTGATCCACACATTAGTGTGTTTAAGAGCCTACAGTTTCTGTAATATTCATTACTAATAAAACTGTTGCTTAAGTGCTGTTAGGGACAAAATAGTAACATTTCCTAGCACTTACTGTCCTATGATTcatgtaaatttattttaggattgtATTGATATTTGACTTTTGTGTAGTCTTTGTAGTAAAATCAGTTCTTGGGAAATATTGATACATCCCACCCTCAttatgtttggatggcatcatgttAACTGTGTCTTTAAAATTGTCTTAAAATTTTCAAGTCTTTTATGCtaatgccagttcagttcagtcgctcagttgtgtccgactctgcgaccccatgaaccacagcacaccaggcctccctgtccatcaccaattcccagagtccacccaaacccatgtccattgagttggtgatgccatccaaccatctcatcctttgttgtccccttctcctcctgcccttaatctttcccagcaccagggtcttttcaaataagtcagctcttcgcatcaagtggccaaagtactggagtttcagtttcaacgtcagtccttccaatgaacacccaggacggatctttaggatggactggttggatctccttgcagtccaagggactcccaagagtcttctccaacacagttcaaaagcatcagttcttcagcactcagctttctttatagtccaactctcacatccacacatgacgcTAATGCCAAAGCACCAATAATTTGATGTTACTTTCTTGAATTGTAAGGGGAGTCTGCCTAGctacctaagtcaaatccctttgATGTAGTTCCGTTTTTTAACAAGGACTGAATTGTGGTCCTGGTAGGACTTATTGACACTTTTGTCCATCCAACCCTAAGTACAAGCTCACTTCCCAAAATTCCAAGTAGATAGCATGTTTAGGAGCTGCATGCTCATGGTCCTACAGAGGTGGCTGTAATCAGGCACCAGTTCTAGAATACTCTTAAGACCTTATCTGCTGAGAAAAAGTCTAAAGATGGCTGGCTGTACTCAGTTCATGATCAGAATAGCACAAGTAAATGTTGTGTGAGCAAGGAACATTTGGAGGTAAGATGTGTATACAGCTACACACCAACTTAAGCCTGGAGTTGCACTGACTTGATTAAAGTTATAACACAAAAATGCCACATATGTTTTggaatacatataattttaatctCACATTTCTGAAATAAGTATTAATCCTTGCTTTTTTGTATATTAGCAAACAGATACAAAATTGCCAAAGCCATATATTTAGTATGAGAGAcccatatgtattttttaagagtTCACCTGTTGCGTTACCTTTAAAGAATTTAAACCAAGATTTTTACTAGGGTTTCTAACATGTCTATGAATCACAgctaaaaatggaaacattttaggtttgatattcatttttttttataacttgcCAGTTTTTAATAAACAATACTTTTAACCTTATGTAGTCTGCATGAATAATCCAATATACAAGTAACTCATACATGCTCTTCCCTTTTGTATTTTTGAGGGTGAGATTGTAAAATTTGAAGTATATAATCTTGAATCTTCATTTCTAAGTTTTTATGTATAACAAAAGTTTACATTGTAATAAACTCATTTGGATCTTTGCACTGAGTGGTTAATAAGGTGCTGAAACTCAGGAGTGGTTGATGTGGAATTTTCATATGGGCTATGGGCATTATctactttaactttttaaaagcactACGCTTTTCTATTGGttatgaaaacataaaaaataataaattcatctCTGTTCTCACCAATGAAAAGACTTTGATTATACTGATACTTTTTTCTAGTTACCTTTCCTTTGTATAATCTTAAAACAAATGACCATACTTGAATTTTAGATCTTACTTTATTTAAGTTCATGCTCATGTATTTACATCTTACTGATTATGATACAGACTGTCTTTGTTGGGTTTTAGTACCTAAACAATGCACTATGAATAACaaggtaattttaaattttaattcctcAGGCTCTCTATCTAGAAACCAAATAGCTTAGACCAGACTTCTGATTCAATACCAggatttttctgaaaataaagtgGTTGCCAGCTTATTTCCAGTAGTATATTTTTGAGTTAATGCAGTGTAACACAGTaacaagaaagcctttgacaactTAATGGACAAACAGTACTGCATCCTAATTTCCATTTATACTAAAGAAATTAACCCTTATACACTTaaatcattctttttctgaaGCAACTATAGTGGGTATATATACCCACTCAAGTTATTCAGACATTTGCTGGCCCTTTCACAAATGTTTTAAACAGTCAAGCACACCGAGTTGAAGAATGTATAATATTAAAATTCTCATTCTTGCAATTCAGAATCACTGGTTTAACATGGTTTAGTTTACAACTGTACTGTTCATCAAAGTAATATACTTTTAACTCTGCATAAGGGGAAGTTATCTGATAGTCCAGGCATCTTATTTTCTCCATAGTTGCCACTTACAAAACTGTCAGATTCTTACAATCTCTTagaaacaggcatagagaatattttattaaacttGTAACATCTCAATTAACAGCATAAAATAGAAACTATATGATACAATTTAAGAATaggtattttatataatttataaccCTTTACATAGAGAAATACAATATGTTGAATCTATGGTAAGATATGAAAAATCTTCAGATTAAGCAAGTTTAGCAAAGTCCTTTAGATGCAATTTCTTTTGGGTTTACTGCAACGCTTTTTGTTATATTGTATGTCTTGTAAATTCCAATAAGTCTATCTGAAATCTCAAACATATTATTTCGAAGAGAAATTATTATGAACTgggcattttttgtttgttcctaaagagaaaaaacagaataaattagaaaaattacacatagatatgtaaatatatgaCTAATAAAGATCTAACTTTACTTCCCTAAAATATTTCTTGGGCAATAAATTGAACATAACATTGCTAATTAATATGAACAATGACAACATGGATAATTCATGATAGTATCTAGGTTAGAGAAGAACTCAGGTATTTGGAAGGATAGTTGCCTAGTAGAAGTCTTCTAGTAGAAAAAAGATCTGGGTAAAGAGAAAAGTTGTACCTGTGTTTCTGCTActaatttacatttacatttaactTTTCCAAAATGGAACTATTTTGCTCAAATAAAGAGGTCTCCGTGAATACCATGGGAATAGAGAATGGCAGAAGCTCAAAAGAAGCCAAACAATTCCATGTGTAATGTTTAGGGAACACATAATTTTCACAATGAAAAGCTCTAAATGATTacttacatatatgtaaaatgcaacaatagaaacatttttgaaatcAAGGGCTGCATCAATCTCATCCATGAAGTACAGGGGAGTGGGTTTATAGTGATGAAGAGCAAACACTAAAGCCAATGAactaagtgttttctctcctcctgAAAGGTTGAAGATCTTCTTCCAACTTTTTTTAGGTGGTCGAACACTGAAATAATTAAGAAAGTCTCATCACTTAAATTACTTGGAAAGCTAAATTAAGACTCTGTGATTTGTTTCCTTTAACTGGCTTCTACCACCTTCCTTGGAAATACCTAACTTGCTTTTTCATTAATATAAATTCTTGGTgggttattttataaaaatatttttggaggaTGAACACAGAACACCTAACAAAAATTTAAGGTTTAAACAGTAGATCAGTAAGTAATTCTTACTATTCTTCCTGTttcccatgaatactggagtgggtagcctatcccttgtccaggggaacTTGCTGACCAAAGagttgaatcagggtctcctcctgcgttgcaggtggattctttaccagctgagctacacagGAAGCCTGTAGGCAAACCAGTGTTTATCAAATAAAATATGCTGTAGACTTAACTGTCACATCCCACCCCTAAAGAATACTAAGTTTGGAGAATATGTACAGAGATGTTAACAGAATAATCCAAAACTTGGTATATGGCATCATTACAAACCTGAATGTGATTCCTTCAGAGAAAGGATCCATGCTGTCTACAAGGTCCAGCTCAGCATCACCTCCCAAAGTAAGCATTTGgtaattttcctttaatttatttgttattaTGTAAAAACCTGCCATGAATTCATTAAGTCTTTGTTTTCGAAGATCTTCATATGCCTGTCTAAAATTATCTCTTTCATTAGTAATTTTGTCCAATTCTGCTACCCGTTGTAAATATAATTCTTCCTacgaaaagaatatgagaaaaacGTTATACATTTGACATGAGAATTAAAAtgctaattatataaaataaaggcTTAACAATTTAGGCTAAGGACTAAAGAGACTTTCTGACCATTACACGAGTTGTTTACTTGTACCTTCTTTTTATAATCTGCAATGGCGCCAAGATTTGGTTTCATTTCATGACACTGGGCTTCCAAAACTGCAATTTGATTTGTTATAGAATCTGGGTTCTTGATTGCTTCAAGCTCTTCTGGGCTTAGAACTGGAATCTTTTCAACATGATTATCTTCTATGGGATGCAGTGATATTTTTGAAATCTATAAAGTTAGATGAATATTAGAAAACGCAGTGTTACTTACAattcactgtttaaaaaaaaaaacctcccagggacttcactggtggtccagcggttaagaggCTGCCTTGCACTGGTTGGGAAAttaggattccacatgctacagagcaactaagctcaggTGCTACAGCCAGAGAGTTCGTGCACTGTgataaaagatcctgcatgtagcaactaagacctgacagccaaatacattaaaaaccaaaaaactcacAAATTTAAGACAAATTACCTATCAGAATGACATATAAGCAGAAGTGGTGACTCATTTGTGTATCAACTATTTTTCAAAggacttaaaaaacaaatagtCGTAGTGCTCAAGTGTTCATGTTCAATCTCTACATCAGTCCTGGGATGAAAATGTTGATTAATTCTAACCATTACccttatttttctgtatataataaTTCCTAAATACTGTTCATTTTGCCCCCTATAAACCTGAGAAGTGATTATATAACCTGAAATTAAGAATTACAACATACTTCAAAAACACAAACCCCAACTTTTTTCATAAAGGGTATTTTAAATTTACACTTAACTAACAATTCTCACCTCTCtttgccaatattttattttagaattatgtTCACCTATGTGACCATCTATTTGTTCAAGTTTCAACTTAATACTAAGTGCATCTTTTTGGAGAGCATGTTCATTTTCCTGAATTACTTTTAGTTCTTGAAGTAGGTTTCGATGTTCTTTCTGGATTTCTGGTAAGGAtgcctaagaaaacaaaaagagctgCTATAGGTATGATGATCTCAGAACAGCGATTTTCACATTACAAAGATGAAGTTAGCACTCTCACCTCATGCCTCTTTCActttatagaaaatgtttttatttacagaaaagtttagTCATTTTGTATTACACAGATGAAGTTAATATAGTTAGAAGTATAACCTACTGAATGTTTACTACACAAGGTCTGATGTCATCCACAATTCTCTGCTGCTTCAAATAGTGCCCTCTCCCCTCGCCACATCTTACCTCCGCATCATTTGTATTCTTTACAACCTCTGCTGCTTTGTCTTCAAGACTTTTTAGCTCTGTTGTTAAGTCATCTACTTCTTTCTcagtatcttttatttctttttctgtacgtAAGACATTGTCTTGTGcttttttaagatttctaaaCAAGCAAAAATCTTATATTAAGAACTTTTCATGACATTAATGTGACATTGTTTTCTATCAGATTTAAAAACTTGTTTTACTAAAAATCTTTCAATTGGTTTTTATGTTTATACACACACTTGTGGGATgttgtatattttattaaattctcagtataaattaatgaaacttccttatataaaattttagtttcaTTCAATCTTAAGACTATGAAGCAAAATTGTCCATTGTATTATTATAGTCTTGTCATTTTCCTATCAGATTGGAGGGTCTTAAATCTTTAATTCTTTAAACTATACCTTCAAGTAAATTACTTCCTGGTCCAAGTCAGGGAAAATAAGTGTTTTGGGCAGAGTGAGGGGAGGAAATGGGACAAAGGACAATGGGGATgacaatgacacacacacacaattatttttTCCCTGTGA
Protein-coding regions in this window:
- the TRIM59 gene encoding tripartite motif-containing protein 59; the encoded protein is MHNFEDELTCPICYSIFEDPRVLPCSHTFCRNCLENVLQATGNFYIWRPLRIPLKCPNCRSIIEIAPSGIESLPVNFALRAIIEKYQQEDHPDIITCPEHYRQPLNVYCLLDKKLVCGHCLTIGQHHGHPIDDLQSAYMKEKDTPQKLLEQLTDTHWTDLTCLIEKLEEQKSHSEKMVQGDKEVVLQYFKELSDTLEQKKKIFLTALCDVGNLINQEYTPQIERMKEIREQQLELVTLTTSLQEEAPLKFLEKVDDVRQRVHILKQRPLPNVQPVEIYPRVSQVLKEDWSRTEIGQIKKLLIPEMKISSKRIPCAWPDKEEKVEFFKILNIVIVTLISVILMLILFFNQHIITFLNEITSICFSEVSLSVYQSLSKNVHNLKNILCHTVYLLKEFMWKIISH